Part of the Streptomyces antimycoticus genome, GCTCCCCCAGCTACCGCTGGGAGGTGCCCCCTGCACCAGACGCCGCTCGCCGATCCGGCCTGATCGACGAGACACCCCTAGCGCGACCCGTAAGGCAACAGCGCCATCTCCCGCGCGTTCTTGATGGCGCGGGCCAGCCGACGCTGCTGCTGCGCGCTCACCCGGGTCACCCGGCGGCTGCGTATCTTGCCGCGGTCGGAGATGAACTTCCGCAGCAGCTCGGTGTCCTTGTAGTCGATATAGGTGATCCCCGCCTTGTCCAGCGGGTTCACCCGGTTGCGCCGGGCGTCTGGGCGGGTGCGGTCGAGGCGTCGGGCCATCATCGGGTCCTTGTCTACGTGGTGCGTGCGGTGTCCGTACTCCGGTCAGGACACCTGGTCGAGCAGTTCGTCAAAGGCATGCGGCAACCGGCGCCAGGCGTCCGGCCCGGCCGCGTACTCGGCGTCGGTCAGCAGACACGAGTCGAGCAGCGCCAGCAGCCCGTCACGGTCGAGGCCGGGCGAGGTGAAGGTGAGGTACTGACAGCGGTCGCCGTGGTCGGGATGCCAGTCGAGCGCGGCGGCGACCCGCCGCTCGGCCGGGACCATCTCCCAGGCGGCGTCCGGCAGCGCGGCCAGCCACGGCCCGGCCGACTCCACGCACAGCGCCCCGCCCGCCGCGTCCCACGACAGCAGGGTGTCGCCCCGGTCCGCCAGCCAGAAGCGGCCCCGGCTGCGGGCGGCCGCGCAGGTCAGGTCCTCCAGCGCGGCGTAGAGCCGCGCCGGGTGGAAAGGCCGCTCGCGCCGCCAGACGAGGGTGGCCACCCCATGATCGTCGCCGTCCTGCGGCAGCAGCGCGCACGCCGGATGCTGACGGGCGGCCGCCGCGGCGATGTCAAAGCCCTGGAGAAGGGCGGGCCCCAGGCCCCCCTCGCCGAGCCGCTTGTGCCGTGCGCCCGGGGTGAGGTGGGCGAGCAGGGCCAGGTCCCCGTCGTCCGCGGACTCCTCGGACGACTCGTCCTCGGCGACGGCGATCACGGTGGGGTACTCCAGCTGCCGGGCAAAGGTGTCCGCGATGGTGCGCTGGTCGGTCGGGGCGGCGGCGAGACCGGCCTCGGCGAGGTCGTCGCCGTTGGCGAGGTACGGCACCATCAGGGCCGGGTCGACCGCGGTGGCCACCCCGGTCAGCTCCAGCGGCGCGCCCTCGGCCGCGATCACGGCGGCCATGGCCTGGGGCTCGACCGAGTCCCACAGTTCGACGACGGCGAGCCGGTGCCCGCCGCCCGTGGCCAGCCGCAGCAGCTCGGGGACCATGTCCTCGCGCAGCGCACAGCACGCGCAGTCGTTCACCAGCGGCGCCTCGCCACTGCCGAGCGGCCCGGAGGCATCGCGCACGGTGCGGCGCACGGCGCGGTCGGTGGCGGCGGACAGGTCGTGGTGCAGCGCCACGGAGCCGGGCACCGTGCGCAGGATCTCCTCGACGGCGGCGTGGCGGGCGTCGGCGTGCAATCCGCCCACGACCGCCACGTCCAGCCGGTTCTCGTCCGCGGTCACCGGCCCCTCCGCCCGCCTCCGTAGCGCCGCTCGAACCGTTCGACGCGGCCCGCGGTGTCCATGACTCGCTGGTTGCCGGTGTAGAAGGGGTGGCTCGCCGAGGAGATCTCGACGTCGATGACCGGGTAGGTGTTCCCGTCCTGCCACTCCACCGTCTTGTCGCTGGTGGCGGTGGAGCGGGTGAGGAAGGCGAAGTCGGCGGACCGGTCGCGGAAGACGACGGGCCGGTACGCGGGGTGAATGCCGGGCTTCATGGCGGTCAGCGCTCCTCACGGAAGTCGACGTGGCGGCCGGCGACCGGGTCGTACTTGCGGAGGGTCATCCGGTCGGGGTCGTTCCGCCGGTTCTTGCGGGTCACATACGTGTAGCCGGTGCCCGCGGTGGACCTCAGTTTGACGATCGGGCGTAGTTCATTGCGTGCCATGAGCCACAGCATACACGATAGTGGTTTTCATTTTCATCTAGCTGCTACGCTGCCGCGACATCCCCACCACACCACCGAACGGAGGAACCATGTCCGCCCACTGCCAACTCACCGGCCGGCAGCCCGGCTTCGGGCACCACGTCTCCCACTCCCACCGCCGCACCAAGCGCCGGTTCGACCCCAACGTCCAGCGCAAGCGCTACTGGCTGCCGAGCGAGGGCCGCCACATCCGGCTCACCCTCAGCGCCAAGGCCATCCGGACCGTCGACGTGATCGGCATCGAAGCGGCCGTGGCCCGTATCCGCGCCCGGGGAGGCAAGGTCTGATGGCCAAGAAGAGCAAGATCGCCAAGAATGAGCAGCGACGGGTGATCGTGGCGCGTTACGCCAAGCGCCGCGCCGAACTGAAGGCGCTCATCGCCGACCCCCGGACCCCGGAGCAGGAACGGCTCGACGCCCAGCGCGAACTGCGCCGCCAGCCCCGCGACGCCAGCGCCACCCGTGTACGCAACCGCGACTCCATCGACGGCCGCCCCCGCGGTCATCTGCGCGCCTTCGGCCTCTCCCGCATCCGGCTGCGCGAGATGGCACACGCGGGCGAACTCCCGGGGGTGACCAAGAGCAGCTGGTGATCCCCCACCGCTCCGGGCCACTCCGCCGGGGCGTGCCGCTTGGCACACTATTTATGCGGTCGGACACCGAACGGTTCGCCCATCGACGCCGACGGACTCGCCCATCGGCGCCGACAGGGCATCCGGCTACGGGGCGTCGGCGAGGCGGAGCTCACCGTCGGCGGGCGGTGCGAAGAAGCCGGCCACCTCCGCGTCGGTGACCTCGGCCAGAGCGGCCGGCGTCCAGCGGGGGCGCCGGTCCTTGTCGATCACCTGGGCGCGGACGCCCTCGACGAAGTCCGGGCGGGACAGGGCCGCGCACGAGACGCGGTACTCCTGCTCCATGACGTGCTCCAGGGAGTCGAGCGCCCGGGCCCGGCGCATGGCGGCCAGCGTGACCTTCAGCGCCGTGGGCGACTTGGCGAGAAGGGTCTCGGCGGTCTCCTTGGCGGCCGGTTCCCCGATGGCCATCAGCCGGTCCACGATCTCCTCGACGGTGTCCGCCGCGTAGCAGTGGTCGATCCACTCCCGCTGGTCGTCCAGGGTCCCGGCCGGGGCCTCGGCCGCGTACCGGGGAAGGACATCCGGCACCGGGTCCGCGGCCAGGTCCCGGGTCAGCGCGGGCAGCAGCTCGGAGGGGACGACATGGTCGGCCAGCCCGCAGCGCAGCGCGTCGGCTGCGCCCACCGACGCTCCCGTGAGCGCCAGATGCGTCCCCAGTTCGCCCGGTGCGCGGGACAGCAGATAGGTGCCGCCGACGTCCGGTACGAAGCCGATCGTGGTCTCGGGCATGGCCACCCGGGAGCGCTCGGTGACGATCCGCACGCTGCCATGGGCCGAGACCCCGACGCCCCCGCCCATCACGATGCCGTCCATCAGGGCCACATACGGCTTGGGGTAGCGGGCGATGCTGGCGTTGAGCGTGTACTCGTCGCGCCAGAACGCCCTCGAGGCCGCGCCGCCGCCCGAGGTCACATCCCGATGGATCATGCGGATGTCACCGCCCGCGCACAGCCCGCGCTCCCCCGCCCCGTCGATCACCACGGCCTGGACGGCCGGGTCCCGCTCCCAGGCGGAGAGGGCCCCGGCGATCCGGGTGACCATCGGATGGGTCAGTGCGTTGAGGGCGCGGGGCCGGTTGAGGGTGAGATGTCCGGCGCGGCCCTCGGTGCGGGTCAGCACGGCGTCGTCGTCGTTCACGGAGTCGGTCACGCGGTCGGTCACGGAGTCGCTCACGGGGTGTTCGGTCCTTCCGGCGTCTGGTGCGTTCGCGGATCACCACCGATCCGTCACCGCCGATCCTCTCAACGGGCCATCGGCCCGGGACAGCCGCGCCTCTGCTTGACTGGGCACATGCTGTCGATCGGTTCCGTGGTATTGGGAGTCTCGGACGTCCGGCGCGCGGCGGCGTTCTGGACGCGGGCCCTGGGATACGTCCCGCGCGGGGAGATCGAGGACGACTGGGTGGTGCTGGTGCCGCCGGACGGGCGCGCCGGGACCGGCCTGTCGCTCGGCCGCAGCGATACCCCGGTCCAGGGGCGCCCACGGGTCCATCTGGATCTCTACGCGGGGAACGCGGCCGATCAGGCCGCCGAGGTCGAGCGGCTGGTGTCGCTCGGCGCCCGGCGGGTCCGCTGGGAGCTGTATCCGCCGGACGCCGATTTCATCGTTCTGGCCGACCCGGACGGAAACCGCTTCTGCGTCATCGACACCGGCCGCGGCTGAGACCCGCTCCCCGCCCCGCGAGCG contains:
- the rpsR gene encoding 30S ribosomal protein S18; the protein is MARRLDRTRPDARRNRVNPLDKAGITYIDYKDTELLRKFISDRGKIRSRRVTRVSAQQQRRLARAIKNAREMALLPYGSR
- a CDS encoding GTP-binding protein, with the protein product MTADENRLDVAVVGGLHADARHAAVEEILRTVPGSVALHHDLSAATDRAVRRTVRDASGPLGSGEAPLVNDCACCALREDMVPELLRLATGGGHRLAVVELWDSVEPQAMAAVIAAEGAPLELTGVATAVDPALMVPYLANGDDLAEAGLAAAPTDQRTIADTFARQLEYPTVIAVAEDESSEESADDGDLALLAHLTPGARHKRLGEGGLGPALLQGFDIAAAAARQHPACALLPQDGDDHGVATLVWRRERPFHPARLYAALEDLTCAAARSRGRFWLADRGDTLLSWDAAGGALCVESAGPWLAALPDAAWEMVPAERRVAAALDWHPDHGDRCQYLTFTSPGLDRDGLLALLDSCLLTDAEYAAGPDAWRRLPHAFDELLDQVS
- a CDS encoding type B 50S ribosomal protein L31 — its product is MKPGIHPAYRPVVFRDRSADFAFLTRSTATSDKTVEWQDGNTYPVIDVEISSASHPFYTGNQRVMDTAGRVERFERRYGGGRRGR
- the rpmG gene encoding 50S ribosomal protein L33, with protein sequence MARNELRPIVKLRSTAGTGYTYVTRKNRRNDPDRMTLRKYDPVAGRHVDFREER
- the rpmB gene encoding 50S ribosomal protein L28, which codes for MSAHCQLTGRQPGFGHHVSHSHRRTKRRFDPNVQRKRYWLPSEGRHIRLTLSAKAIRTVDVIGIEAAVARIRARGGKV
- the rpsN gene encoding 30S ribosomal protein S14, with the translated sequence MAKKSKIAKNEQRRVIVARYAKRRAELKALIADPRTPEQERLDAQRELRRQPRDASATRVRNRDSIDGRPRGHLRAFGLSRIRLREMAHAGELPGVTKSSW
- a CDS encoding enoyl-CoA hydratase/isomerase family protein encodes the protein MSDSVTDRVTDSVNDDDAVLTRTEGRAGHLTLNRPRALNALTHPMVTRIAGALSAWERDPAVQAVVIDGAGERGLCAGGDIRMIHRDVTSGGGAASRAFWRDEYTLNASIARYPKPYVALMDGIVMGGGVGVSAHGSVRIVTERSRVAMPETTIGFVPDVGGTYLLSRAPGELGTHLALTGASVGAADALRCGLADHVVPSELLPALTRDLAADPVPDVLPRYAAEAPAGTLDDQREWIDHCYAADTVEEIVDRLMAIGEPAAKETAETLLAKSPTALKVTLAAMRRARALDSLEHVMEQEYRVSCAALSRPDFVEGVRAQVIDKDRRPRWTPAALAEVTDAEVAGFFAPPADGELRLADAP
- a CDS encoding VOC family protein; amino-acid sequence: MLSIGSVVLGVSDVRRAAAFWTRALGYVPRGEIEDDWVVLVPPDGRAGTGLSLGRSDTPVQGRPRVHLDLYAGNAADQAAEVERLVSLGARRVRWELYPPDADFIVLADPDGNRFCVIDTGRG